A part of Candidatus Saccharimonadales bacterium genomic DNA contains:
- a CDS encoding DEAD/DEAH box helicase, translating to MAFQQRRTGRPNNSRPQGGGFHSGGGGGRRGGGNRGPAKKYINPAKFINKAGAYEENVYESKNKFADFPFGAQLHHNVASKGYITPSAIQDQAIPHIVEGKDVIGLANTGTGKTAAFLLPIIERQSGITLRPSVLIMAPTRELAQQIDEQFREFAKGLNLYSALVVGGVSVDRQIRDLKRRPHFIIGTPGRLKDLMQRRILQLNNMTTLVLDEADRMLDMGFLPDIRQIVGEMPKDRQTLFFSATITPEIESLVHAFLNNPVTVSVRTSETSDHVEQDVIEARDKNHKVELLTEMLSNKEYDKVLVFGETKFGVQRLSDHLDNVGIPSAAIHGNKNQSQRQRALKQFKDNRVKVLVATDVAARGLDIPNVSHVINFDTPQTYEDYIHRIGRTGRAGAGGHAHTFIERR from the coding sequence ATGGCATTTCAACAAAGACGAACAGGTCGTCCAAACAATTCACGTCCACAAGGTGGAGGATTCCACAGTGGCGGTGGTGGCGGACGCCGAGGCGGCGGTAATCGCGGCCCAGCTAAAAAATATATTAATCCAGCTAAGTTTATTAACAAAGCCGGCGCATACGAAGAAAACGTTTACGAATCTAAAAATAAATTCGCGGACTTTCCTTTTGGCGCTCAATTGCACCACAATGTTGCAAGCAAGGGTTACATAACACCTAGCGCAATCCAGGACCAGGCAATCCCACATATCGTTGAAGGTAAGGACGTTATCGGCCTAGCTAACACCGGTACGGGTAAAACCGCAGCATTCTTGCTTCCAATTATCGAACGCCAAAGTGGTATTACACTTCGCCCAAGCGTGCTAATCATGGCTCCAACACGTGAGCTTGCTCAGCAGATTGACGAGCAATTCCGTGAGTTTGCAAAGGGCCTAAACCTTTATTCAGCACTTGTTGTTGGTGGTGTGAGCGTTGATCGCCAGATCCGTGATCTAAAACGTCGCCCACACTTTATTATCGGTACGCCAGGTCGTCTAAAAGACCTTATGCAACGCCGTATATTGCAGCTTAACAACATGACGACTCTTGTTCTTGATGAAGCTGACCGTATGCTTGACATGGGCTTTTTGCCTGACATTCGCCAAATTGTTGGCGAAATGCCTAAAGATCGTCAGACACTATTCTTTAGTGCGACAATTACCCCTGAAATTGAATCACTTGTTCATGCATTCCTGAACAACCCTGTGACTGTTTCTGTTCGTACGAGCGAAACAAGCGACCACGTCGAACAAGACGTTATTGAAGCCCGTGACAAAAACCACAAGGTTGAATTACTGACTGAAATGCTTAGTAACAAAGAATACGACAAGGTTCTTGTCTTTGGTGAAACGAAGTTTGGTGTACAGCGCCTATCTGACCACCTTGATAATGTCGGAATTCCATCCGCTGCAATTCACGGTAACAAAAACCAATCACAACGTCAGCGTGCTTTAAAGCAATTTAAAGACAACCGCGTGAAAGTATTGGTCGCAACCGATGTTGCTGCTCGTGGACTGGACATTCCAAATGTGAGCCATGTGATTAACTTCGACACGCCACAAACGTACGAAGAT
- a CDS encoding endonuclease/exonuclease/phosphatase family protein, with translation MKIASWNVEGRLTLMTKKRRGTPEKILNMIETINADVFILPEAYMGQPATGVNERLQKMGYEWQDARYDERNDEDHPDDIYIRVLSRFKILENKQLRWNDVRGLLAVVIEDPKSGQKIRFIATHLDERTETRRLAQLKDAVSFINSSNMPTVMLGDFNAMHLDQKSQFIQNKVVKGMTFLIPHKRIKGRAGMLIEMATGTSLRFLESETNLRDIDLLHIPTTTPKLREMEWMPSIRMAQIDHIFASPEIQAVGFSVSKDGGSDHRAISANITIKSI, from the coding sequence ATGAAGATTGCGTCCTGGAATGTTGAAGGCCGGTTGACATTGATGACAAAAAAGCGTCGTGGCACACCTGAGAAAATCTTAAATATGATCGAAACAATTAATGCTGATGTATTTATTCTGCCGGAAGCATATATGGGACAACCCGCCACAGGAGTTAATGAACGTCTGCAGAAAATGGGATATGAATGGCAAGATGCAAGGTATGATGAGCGTAACGACGAAGATCATCCAGATGATATTTATATTCGGGTGTTAAGCAGGTTCAAAATTCTTGAAAATAAGCAATTAAGATGGAACGATGTGCGCGGTCTTTTGGCTGTTGTTATTGAAGATCCGAAATCTGGCCAAAAAATACGTTTTATCGCGACTCATCTTGACGAACGGACAGAAACGCGACGATTAGCGCAGTTAAAAGATGCTGTATCATTTATAAATTCTAGTAATATGCCCACGGTGATGCTCGGTGATTTTAACGCTATGCACCTTGATCAAAAAAGTCAGTTTATCCAAAATAAGGTAGTAAAAGGTATGACTTTTCTCATTCCTCATAAACGCATAAAAGGACGTGCGGGAATGTTAATTGAAATGGCAACAGGTACTTCCTTACGATTTTTAGAGTCAGAAACAAATCTGCGCGATATCGATCTATTGCATATACCTACGACGACACCAAAACTTCGGGAAATGGAATGGATGCCAAGTATCCGCATGGCACAGATTGACCATATATTTGCATCACCAGAGATCCAGGCTGTAGGTTTTTCAGTATCTAAAGATGGTGGTTCTGACCACCGAGCTATTTCTGCAAATATTACTATAAAATCTATCTGA
- the uvrB gene encoding excinuclease ABC subunit UvrB: protein MSQEFRLQTKYQPTGDQPSAISQLIAGLESGERKQTLLGVTGSGKTFTMANIIQNRQAPTLVLAHNKTLAAQLFSEFKAYFPDNEVHYFVSYFDYYQPEAYISSSDTYIEKDSKINDEIDRLRHAATSALLTRRDTIIVASVSCIYGIGSPDDYAEMSITITKGERRQQDKFVRLLTDIQYQRNDIDFHRGTFRVKGDVVDVFPAGDDVAYRIEFFGDDIDRITRIDPLTGEILGEPDSTTIFPSSHYVTPKQKLAVAIENIKREFEERVEWYEKHDKLLEAQRLSQRTKYDIEMLEETGFVKGIENYSRYLTNREPGEQPATLMDYFPDDFLLLVDESHQSLPQVRGMYNGDRARKEVLVEHGFRLPSALDNRPLTFAEFDNHINQAIYVSATPGDYELEHSPAPAEQIIRPTGLLDPEIIIRPTEGQIDDLIAEIRDRTAKNQRVLVTTLTKRMAEDLSAYLLEIGIKTAYIHSDVDTLERGDILKDLRMGVYDVLVGINLLREGLDLPEVSMVAIMDADKEGFLRSESALIQTIGRAARHEEGKVFMYADRITRSMQAAIDETKRRHAIQNAYNLEHGITPTSIAKEIDEGLRAIIPDKDKDKKPKLDLRKIPKDEYKSLIKDLTGQMELASANLEFEKAAELRDQIADIKEKL from the coding sequence ATGAGTCAAGAATTTCGTCTTCAAACCAAATACCAGCCAACTGGTGATCAGCCGAGTGCTATCAGCCAGTTAATCGCTGGTCTTGAAAGCGGTGAACGTAAACAAACTCTTTTGGGGGTTACCGGATCAGGTAAAACATTCACGATGGCGAATATTATTCAAAATCGCCAGGCGCCAACGCTTGTATTGGCGCACAACAAAACCTTGGCCGCACAGCTGTTTAGTGAATTTAAAGCCTATTTTCCCGACAACGAAGTCCATTATTTTGTTAGCTACTTCGATTATTATCAGCCAGAAGCGTACATCAGTAGCAGTGACACATACATCGAAAAAGACAGCAAGATCAATGACGAGATTGATCGTTTGCGTCACGCCGCAACAAGTGCGCTTTTAACCCGCCGCGATACCATTATTGTTGCAAGTGTCAGCTGCATCTATGGCATTGGATCACCTGACGACTATGCTGAGATGTCAATTACCATCACGAAGGGCGAACGCCGTCAACAAGACAAGTTTGTTCGCCTGCTGACCGACATTCAATATCAACGAAATGACATAGATTTTCACCGTGGGACATTCCGAGTAAAAGGCGATGTCGTTGACGTTTTTCCAGCAGGCGATGATGTGGCTTACCGAATTGAATTTTTTGGCGATGACATCGATCGTATTACACGGATCGATCCATTGACGGGTGAGATTTTGGGCGAGCCTGATAGCACGACAATCTTTCCGAGCAGTCACTATGTTACGCCTAAACAAAAGCTTGCAGTTGCTATTGAAAACATCAAACGCGAATTCGAAGAGCGTGTGGAGTGGTATGAAAAACACGACAAACTGCTCGAGGCACAGCGACTTTCACAGCGAACCAAATACGATATTGAGATGCTGGAAGAAACAGGCTTCGTAAAGGGAATCGAAAATTATAGCCGATATTTAACCAATCGTGAACCAGGTGAACAGCCTGCGACACTTATGGATTATTTTCCAGACGACTTTTTGCTACTCGTTGATGAAAGCCACCAGTCACTCCCTCAGGTGCGAGGTATGTATAATGGTGACCGTGCGCGAAAAGAAGTGTTGGTTGAACATGGATTCCGCCTGCCGTCAGCTCTTGATAATCGCCCGCTTACTTTTGCTGAATTTGATAATCACATCAACCAAGCAATCTATGTATCGGCAACACCTGGTGACTACGAACTTGAACACAGTCCAGCCCCCGCAGAGCAAATTATTCGCCCAACCGGACTATTAGACCCGGAAATTATTATTCGCCCAACTGAAGGCCAAATCGATGACCTGATAGCCGAAATTCGCGATAGGACAGCCAAAAACCAGCGTGTTCTTGTAACCACGCTCACAAAGCGCATGGCTGAGGATTTATCGGCCTATCTTTTAGAGATTGGTATTAAAACGGCATATATTCACAGTGATGTCGATACGCTTGAACGTGGCGATATTCTAAAAGATCTTCGTATGGGTGTGTACGATGTGCTTGTCGGAATCAACCTGCTCCGCGAAGGATTAGATCTTCCCGAGGTAAGCATGGTAGCGATTATGGATGCTGATAAAGAAGGCTTTTTACGTAGTGAAAGTGCCTTGATTCAAACAATTGGACGTGCCGCTCGCCACGAAGAAGGCAAAGTATTTATGTATGCCGACCGTATCACGAGGTCGATGCAAGCAGCAATCGACGAAACGAAACGCCGTCATGCAATTCAAAATGCATACAACCTGGAACATGGTATTACGCCGACGAGCATTGCCAAAGAAATTGACGAAGGCCTGCGTGCGATTATTCCAGATAAAGATAAGGACAAAAAACCGAAACTTGATCTTAGAAAGATTCCAAAAGATGAATATAAATCTCTGATTAAAGACCTGACAGGCCAAATGGAACTTGCAAGTGCCAATCTTGAGTTTGAAAAAGCTGCGGAGCTCCGTGATCAGATTGCTGACATAAAAGAAAAGCTATAA
- a CDS encoding carbohydrate kinase family protein, which yields MAKFLQDLLGAKDPLFSASLQKLERATGQTGVDVKLIGDIRHHAHAVMRKLGLDPADTTKEELENALNAHADSEVLYEKTAYAGLILDGEAISFNQADIRENAKHAAGHGTRSLEHLQCELSKEIIHRYTGVAGTDVAVVEQFLDDADIKMCDHPEHIAEREKSNTAPAPSILSIGDIFTDAFIKLREDKARIDTDPDGSKRLSMEFGSKPPYERVDIVQAVGPSPNAAVAFSRLGLNSSLMAFLGDDVPGKESIVYLHSEEVDTSMISVQENTKSNYYYVLRYGADRTILVKNEAYDYKWQEPLQVPDWIYLALVSESSWQLHEDMLEYLNQHPSTKLAFQPGTFHFEWGPKKLAEVYRRSHMVVMNREEAVLVTGKDISSIADLTGALHELGPEIVVITDGPDGAYASDKKKVIKMPNYPDPAPPYDRTGAGDAFASTIVAALAQGESLETALTWAPINSMSVVQKLGAQAGLLHREELDEYLKGAPKDYHSQELQ from the coding sequence GTGGCAAAATTTTTACAAGATTTACTTGGTGCAAAAGATCCATTATTCAGCGCGTCCTTGCAAAAGCTTGAACGCGCGACTGGTCAGACTGGCGTTGATGTTAAATTGATTGGCGATATCAGGCATCATGCTCACGCCGTAATGCGTAAATTAGGACTCGATCCAGCAGATACTACTAAAGAAGAACTTGAAAATGCACTAAATGCTCATGCTGACAGTGAAGTTCTATACGAAAAAACAGCCTACGCGGGTCTTATCCTTGATGGAGAGGCCATCTCATTCAACCAAGCAGATATTCGCGAGAACGCAAAACATGCTGCCGGACATGGAACGCGTTCGTTAGAGCATTTGCAATGTGAGTTATCCAAAGAAATCATCCATCGCTATACGGGTGTTGCAGGTACTGACGTTGCAGTCGTTGAGCAATTTCTTGACGATGCCGATATTAAAATGTGTGATCACCCGGAGCATATTGCAGAACGTGAAAAAAGCAACACAGCCCCTGCGCCGTCTATTTTGAGTATAGGTGATATCTTCACAGATGCATTCATAAAGTTACGTGAGGATAAAGCACGAATAGATACCGATCCTGATGGAAGCAAGCGACTCAGTATGGAATTTGGTTCAAAACCACCATATGAGCGCGTTGATATCGTCCAAGCAGTCGGACCTTCCCCGAACGCCGCAGTTGCTTTTAGCCGACTTGGGCTGAACTCTAGTCTAATGGCTTTTCTTGGTGATGACGTCCCCGGCAAAGAGTCAATCGTTTATCTGCATTCAGAAGAAGTAGATACGAGCATGATATCCGTGCAGGAGAATACTAAGTCAAATTATTATTACGTTCTTCGCTATGGCGCAGACCGCACTATTCTTGTAAAAAATGAAGCGTATGATTACAAATGGCAAGAACCTCTCCAGGTGCCCGATTGGATATATCTTGCGCTCGTTAGCGAATCGTCTTGGCAGCTTCATGAGGACATGCTTGAATACCTTAACCAGCACCCTTCAACCAAGCTAGCATTCCAGCCCGGTACATTCCATTTTGAATGGGGACCTAAAAAGTTGGCTGAGGTGTATCGACGCAGTCATATGGTTGTCATGAACCGCGAAGAAGCAGTGCTGGTCACCGGGAAAGATATATCATCAATTGCAGATCTAACTGGTGCGCTTCATGAGCTAGGACCGGAAATTGTTGTTATTACCGATGGTCCAGACGGCGCCTACGCATCTGACAAAAAGAAGGTTATTAAAATGCCGAATTACCCAGATCCAGCACCTCCATACGACCGAACTGGTGCGGGCGATGCGTTTGCTTCAACTATCGTGGCAGCCCTTGCACAAGGCGAGTCGCTTGAAACCGCACTAACATGGGCACCTATCAATAGCATGAGCGTCGTACAAAAACTTGGCGCACAAGCAGGACTCTTACACCGAGAAGAGCTTGACGAGTACCTTAAAGGCGCACCAAAGGACTATCATTCACAGGAGTTACAATAA
- a CDS encoding carbohydrate kinase family protein, with protein MATVPRILAIGKATQDVFLKSDEFDPHTEGKIAYTHLPLGVKMEVSEVTFATGGNASNVAVTFARQGLHAEYMWTLGHDPASETILRDLDQEGVATSRVVRKDHYQAGYSTILIATNGERTILNHRGVSTDKKGTDIDFKAVEEADWVYPTSLANGGIDLLRHIVDHAEKHGTKVMLNPAGPELADPAKLKSLLESVEVLCMNKEEMQQIVEGETLEELVRHALNYVPVAIVSDGPNGVVASDGKTIVRAGMYEDVPVIDRTGAGDAFASGFLSQWVKGKSLKHSIIFASANSTSVVTKIGAKVGILHGDVRLHEMPLHEKPF; from the coding sequence ATGGCAACCGTTCCTCGTATTCTTGCAATCGGTAAAGCGACGCAAGACGTCTTTTTAAAGAGTGATGAATTTGACCCACATACGGAAGGTAAAATCGCCTATACGCATCTACCGCTAGGTGTAAAAATGGAAGTAAGCGAAGTGACCTTTGCAACTGGCGGTAACGCTAGCAATGTCGCGGTTACATTCGCAAGGCAAGGGCTGCATGCCGAGTATATGTGGACTCTAGGACACGATCCTGCATCTGAAACGATCTTACGTGACCTTGATCAAGAAGGAGTCGCTACTTCGCGTGTCGTACGCAAGGATCATTACCAGGCTGGATACTCGACAATCCTTATCGCAACAAACGGAGAGCGAACGATTTTAAATCACCGGGGTGTTTCGACAGATAAAAAAGGAACGGACATCGATTTTAAAGCCGTTGAAGAAGCAGATTGGGTATATCCTACCTCACTTGCCAATGGTGGCATAGACCTTCTTCGGCATATCGTTGATCATGCCGAAAAACATGGTACAAAAGTGATGCTAAACCCGGCTGGGCCAGAATTAGCTGATCCTGCGAAGCTCAAGAGCCTTCTGGAAAGTGTCGAAGTGCTCTGCATGAACAAAGAGGAAATGCAACAAATCGTTGAAGGCGAAACACTTGAAGAGCTTGTTCGCCATGCGCTTAATTACGTACCTGTTGCTATTGTGAGCGATGGACCTAACGGTGTCGTTGCGAGTGACGGCAAGACAATTGTGCGAGCTGGTATGTATGAGGATGTTCCTGTTATAGATCGAACAGGCGCTGGTGATGCGTTTGCCTCTGGATTTTTGAGTCAGTGGGTGAAGGGTAAAAGCCTCAAACATTCTATTATCTTTGCAAGCGCTAATTCTACATCCGTTGTGACGAAAATTGGTGCGAAAGTAGGCATTCTTCATGGCGATGTTCGACTTCATGAAATGCCACTTCACGAAAAACCTTTCTAG
- a CDS encoding class II fructose-bisphosphate aldolase, with translation MGLSIKEIRENTLRARHLMQRSRSQNFAVGAFNVDNQETLIAVCRAAQKLNSPVLVEVSDGEVKALGLENIRDMVDNYKAEYGIEMYINLDHSPTVEDCKRAIDAGFEFIHIDISQANHDASTEDIIEKTKEVVEYAKFTGALVESEPHYFGGSSNVHTENIDYEEIKKTFSTPEGTKQFVEATGIDTFAAAVGNLHGKYPVPKELDLELLQKIRDSIQCQISLHGGSGTPLNYFEEAARIGVSKININSDMRYEFRKTLEKVLADNPDEYAVVKLMPEVYGAVQTVVEEKIKAFGSSGKAVV, from the coding sequence TCAAAGAAATTCGTGAAAATACGCTAAGAGCGCGCCATTTAATGCAGCGTTCTCGCAGCCAGAATTTTGCAGTCGGTGCGTTTAATGTCGATAACCAAGAAACGCTTATTGCAGTTTGTCGTGCGGCGCAAAAACTAAACTCTCCTGTTCTTGTTGAAGTCAGTGATGGCGAAGTGAAAGCACTTGGCCTCGAAAACATCCGTGACATGGTAGATAACTACAAGGCTGAATATGGGATTGAAATGTACATCAATCTTGACCACAGCCCTACAGTCGAAGATTGCAAACGTGCAATCGACGCTGGATTTGAATTTATTCATATCGATATTTCACAGGCCAATCATGATGCCTCAACCGAAGACATTATTGAGAAGACCAAAGAAGTGGTCGAATACGCTAAATTTACTGGTGCACTTGTTGAAAGCGAACCCCACTATTTTGGCGGTTCATCTAATGTGCACACTGAAAATATCGACTACGAAGAAATCAAAAAGACATTCTCCACACCCGAAGGTACGAAGCAATTTGTTGAGGCGACAGGTATAGATACATTCGCTGCCGCAGTAGGCAATCTACATGGCAAATATCCCGTACCAAAAGAGCTTGATCTTGAGCTGCTTCAAAAAATTCGCGACAGTATTCAATGTCAGATTAGTCTTCATGGTGGAAGCGGCACACCTCTTAATTACTTTGAAGAAGCTGCACGAATTGGCGTAAGTAAGATCAATATCAACAGCGACATGCGCTATGAATTCCGCAAAACACTCGAAAAGGTGCTTGCAGACAATCCCGACGAATATGCAGTCGTGAAATTAATGCCCGAAGTATATGGTGCGGTGCAGACTGTTGTTGAAGAAAAGATTAAAGCTTTCGGTAGTAGCGGCAAGGCTGTCGTGTAA